The region GCGATCTCGAGGAGTACGGCTGGGACGCACCCACGAGTAACATCTCTGCGGCATACCTGACCGGCCTGCTGGCCGGCACGCGGGCAGTCGAGGCAGGCCTCGAGGAAGCGGTCCTCGACATCGGTCTGAATACGGCCACGCCCGGGAACAAGGTATTCGCAGTTCAGGAGGGAGCAATCGACGCCGGTCTCGAGATCCCACACAACGACAGTGTGCTCGCAGACTGGTCGCGTACCCGTGGCGAACACATCGCCGAGTACGCAGAGCAACTCGACGAACCGCTCTACAGCGGTGACTTCGACGCAACCGAACTCCCAGAACACTTCGACGAGGTACGAGAGGCGATTCTCGAATGAGCAACTACAACGACGACGGATGGGAACCCGTTACCCGTCTCGGCCGGAAGGTCCAAGAGGGCGAAATCGACGATATGGAGACCGCCCTCAACTCGGGACTCCCGCTCAAGGAGCCCGAACTCGTCGACCAGCTCCTCCCCGGACTGGACGACGAAGTGCTGGACATCAACA is a window of Natronorubrum sediminis DNA encoding:
- a CDS encoding 50S ribosomal protein L18; this encodes MATGPRYKVPMRRRREVRTDYHQRLRLLKSGKPRLVARKSNKHTTAQLITPGPQGDETLASAHSSDLEEYGWDAPTSNISAAYLTGLLAGTRAVEAGLEEAVLDIGLNTATPGNKVFAVQEGAIDAGLEIPHNDSVLADWSRTRGEHIAEYAEQLDEPLYSGDFDATELPEHFDEVREAILE